A genome region from Chengkuizengella sp. SCS-71B includes the following:
- a CDS encoding TIR domain-containing protein, which translates to MKVFISWSGERSREVAAFLYEWLPCVIQATNPWMSSKDIDKGSIWFNEINDELKDTAVGIICVTNDNKNKPWILFEAGALLKGLTSNRVIPLLIDLEVKDIESPLSQFNATLPSKEGILGLVKTINNEVETNRLTDNILENIFNTFWGQFENRFHEILHNTESENIVEKRSDDEILSEILTTTRSLDKKLRSIENIGQYKTTNTSNFKAVSLKDEIYELINSGYTKEEIFNALDSKWLLTKEQFDYLFISAAEKFRTGVLEKK; encoded by the coding sequence TTTTATTAGTTGGTCAGGTGAAAGAAGTAGAGAAGTAGCTGCTTTTCTATATGAATGGTTACCATGTGTGATTCAAGCCACTAATCCATGGATGTCCAGCAAAGATATTGATAAAGGGAGTATATGGTTTAATGAAATAAATGATGAACTAAAGGATACCGCAGTAGGAATAATTTGTGTTACTAATGATAATAAAAATAAACCATGGATTTTGTTTGAGGCAGGGGCATTACTAAAGGGATTGACATCAAATAGAGTTATTCCTTTATTAATAGATCTGGAAGTTAAAGATATTGAAAGCCCACTATCTCAATTCAACGCTACTCTCCCTTCAAAAGAAGGCATATTAGGATTAGTTAAAACTATTAATAATGAAGTAGAAACGAACCGATTAACGGATAATATACTAGAAAACATATTTAATACATTTTGGGGTCAATTTGAAAATAGGTTTCATGAAATATTACATAATACGGAATCAGAAAATATAGTTGAGAAAAGAAGTGATGATGAAATTCTTTCAGAAATTCTCACCACTACAAGATCACTAGATAAAAAATTAAGATCAATTGAAAATATTGGACAATATAAAACAACGAACACTAGTAATTTTAAAGCAGTTTCATTAAAAGATGAAATTTATGAATTAATAAACAGTGGATACACTAAAGAAGAAATATTCAATGCTCTAGATTCAAAGTGGCTTTTAACAAAAGAACAATTTGACTATTTATTTATATCAGCTGCTGAAAAGTTTAGAACGGGAGTT